In Aedes albopictus strain Foshan chromosome 3, AalbF5, whole genome shotgun sequence, the following are encoded in one genomic region:
- the LOC109428935 gene encoding uncharacterized protein LOC109428935, whose amino-acid sequence MEDDLNYLSGRIIDNLDKFNRILKSASLESKLLTDPDLPDRLLKLSQQEWTATSDPRSADPSDRLTADDLDAIFSKIRHRPAGGTSSRGVNRVPSQKKAVPLQQSRILNETNLASSPSGSLTDLSDSGGSKRIIDVEALVKSLKHSIQAMGQIENQPLEAIDFERVERYNRRECVKVRDAIRDVELMVQDLERYVASVRGDDGDRKELVSDILVSRLRDLSETMSQVIFIKNNEYIPDMNQWTALGSFPLAECLDDVNENIRRKKLYQ is encoded by the exons ATGGAGGATGACCTGAATTACCTTTCTGGCAGAATTATCGACAACTTGGATAAATTCAACCGCATCCTGAAATCCGCCAGCCTGGAATCAAAACTGCTCACCGATCCGGATCTTCCCGATCGTTTGCTGAAACTGTCCCAACAAGAATGGACCGCCACCTCGGACCCACGTTCCGCAGACCCATCAGATCGCCTCACTGCCGACGATCTGGATGCCATATTCAGTAAAATTCGACATCGCCCGGCTGGGGGAACATCTAGCCGCGGAGTCAACCGTGTTCCGTCACAGAAGAAAGCCGTTCCGTTGCAGCAGTCACGAATCCTTAATGAAACCAATCTGGCCAGTAGTCCATCCGGGTCGTTAACCGATTTGAGCGACAGTGGTGGCAGTAAACGAATCATTGACGTGGAAGCGCTGGTCAAATCCTTGAAGCACTCGATCCAGGCAATGGGACAGATCGAGAATCAGCCACTGGAAGCGATCGATTTTGAACGGGTCGAAAGGTACAACCGGAGGGAATGCGTTAAGGTGCGGGATGCCATTCGGGATGTGGAACTGATGGTGCAAGACCTGGAACGGTATGTGGCAAGCGTGCGAGGTGATGACGGAGATCGAAAGGAACTTGTCAGCGACATTCTGGTGTCGCGATTAAGGGATTTGTCAGAG ACAATGTCCCAGGTGATATTTATCAAAAACAACGAATACATTCCGGATATGAATCAATGGACTGCCCTCGGGTCGTTTCCGCTGGCAGAGTGCTTGGACGATGTGAACGAGAACATAAGACGAAAAAAGCTCTATCAATGA
- the LOC109408726 gene encoding uncharacterized protein LOC109408726 produces the protein MANNDQLVKIQSEHCFRPNESFNSYDEFLTKLEQHSSKDLVYYWRRDSRTIEGAALKTARPIAPALRYYSVRYSCIFGGQKFERKSNGAKKLRQSIRNDCPAYIALRASKCGQKLIVMSVSNIHNHDINEEATKNLAHTKKLSSDMKQEVNLLLLHNVDKKLIREYVRLKDGKDLTTKDLCNLVASLRKNIQLIDSNSDSSKTAELTSQLIKYISQHRGSIPIKSLERANEITATLDVSEPESVASEMVEERLMDEFDEGNSQRGEEVAEEIHAADGNHEYVIEILGDFPREEEVPLPLSSAKFTPTHLERRNRTRWKAPSCFACGSNNRLVRAQLEVLRARRDKLREETELLRLQKRKLKLEIEALNKNRSK, from the exons ATGGCCAACAACGACCAGCTGGTCAAAATCCAAAGTGAGCACTGCTTTCGGCCGAACGAAAGCTTCAACAGCTATGACGAGTTTTTGACCAAGTTGGAACAGCACAGCTCCAAGGACCTGGTGTACTATTGGCGTCGGGATTCACGGACCATCGAAGGGGCGGCTCTCAAAACTGCGCGCCCCATTGCTCCCGCACTGCGGTACTATTCGGTCCGGTACTCCTGCATATTTGGGGGAcagaaatttgaacggaaatccAATGGAGCAAAGAAGCT GCGCCAATCGATCCGAAATGACTGCCCGGCGTACATCGCTTTACGTGCATCCAAATGTGGCCAAAAGTTGATAGTGATGTCCGTTTCGAACATCCACAACCACGACATAAACGAGGAAGCAACGAAGAATCTtgcccacaccaaaaagctctcaTCCGATATGAAACAGGAAGTGAATCTGCTTTTGCTACACAATGTCGATAAGAAGTTGATTCGGGAGTACGTACGGCTGAAAGATGGTAAGGACTTGACCACCAAGGACCTCTGTAACCTGGTGGCATCGCTGAGAAAAAACATCCAACTGATAGATTCCAATTCGGATTCGAGTAAAACGGCCGAACTCACTTCCCAACTGATTAAGTACATAAGCCAGCATCGAGGATCGATTCCGATTAAGTCGCTTGAAAGAGCGAACGAAATCACCGCCACTTTGGATGTTTCGGAACCGGAAAGCGTCGCTTCTGAAATGGTCGAAGAACGGCTCATGGATGAGTTTGATGAAGGCAATTCTCAAAGAGGTGAAGAAGTCGCGGAGGAAATTCATGCCGCCGATGGCAATCATGAGTATGTGATAGAGATTCTGGGTGATTTCCCACGCGAGGAAGAAGTACCGTTACCACTATCATCAGCAAAGTTCACACCAACCCATCTGGAAAGACGAAACAGGACAAGGTGGAAAGCTCCATCGTGTTTTGCATGTGGTTCCAATAATAGACTGGTGAGGGCGCAGCTTGAAGTTTTACGGGCCCGGAGGGATAAGCTCAGGGAGGAAACTGAATTGCTAAGACTGCAGAAACGGAAGCTAAAACTGGAGATTGAAGCACTGAATAAAAATCGTAGTAAGTAG